ACAAGCATGACGTGTTCAGCAACTTCCTTGGGGTCTTGGAGTAAATCTTCAGCGAAGGCTGCATCTTCCTTCGTGGTTTTACCCCGTGGACGTGTACCGGCAATTGGCCGTACCGTTGCTATAACTCCACCATCTGAATCTATTTCGGCTTTCACCATCACTTCGGGACTGGAACCGATGATTTGCCAATCTTGGAAGTTAAAGTAAGCCATGTAAGGCGAAGGATTTATCTGACGTAGCGAACGGTAAAGGGCAAAGGGTTCGCCTGTGTATGTTGTTGATAGTCGTTGAGAAATTACTACTTGGAAAATATCGCCTGCTGTAATGTAATCTTTGGCCTTTTGGACGCTAGCACAAAAATCAGGGCGGGTAAAATTGCTCTTATACTCCTCTGTTTCCCTGCTCCCCTGCTCCTCTGCTCCTCTGCTCCCTGGCGGTTTCCATTCAAATTTAGTTTTTTCCGGCGATAAGGGTAGAGATAGCTTTTCGAGCATTTGGGTGATGCGATCGCTCGCTTGTTGATATGCTGCTTGTAAATCTACATTCTCTTCACGTAAATCAGCATAAGCGATCGCCCAAATTTTCCGTTTCACCTGGTCAAAAATCAGTAGGTGGTCTACCTGCATCCACAACCCATCAGGGATATTTCGCTCATCTGGTGGATGAATGGGCACACGCGGTTCAATCCAGTTAATCAATTCATAGCCCCAAAACCCAAACAAACCGCCAATTCCTGGCGGTAGCTGTGGTAATTTCACTGGGTGATAAGGTGCTAAACATTCGGCTAAAGCGGTAAAAGGGTCGCCTGCAAAAACCACCTGTGAACCGTCGCGGTTTTTCTGAGTCGTGCGATCGCCCCTGGCTTCCAAAACCCACACCGGATCGCAACCCACCAAGCTATAGCGTCCCAGTTTTTCTCCGCCTTCTATGGATTCCAACAAAAAGCTATAGGGCTGACCTGCACAGACTTTATACCAAGCGGATACGGGCGTATCTAAATCCGCTACCCATTCTTGATATACCGGGACGAAGTTGCCTTGTAGAGCTAACTGAGAAAATTCGGAGAAATCGGGGAATACCATAAATTGCTAGGGGATTGGGGATTGGGGATTGGGGATTGGGGATTGAAAAGAGGCAGAGGGGCGGAATGCAGGGGGCAGATGGGAAGACTTTTCTCCCTTACTCCCTGCTCCCTGCTCCCTTACTTCTTCCCCAGTCCCCAATGCCTAGTCCCTATGCGTCGTGGGT
This Nostoc sp. C052 DNA region includes the following protein-coding sequences:
- the trpE gene encoding anthranilate synthase component I gives rise to the protein MVFPDFSEFSQLALQGNFVPVYQEWVADLDTPVSAWYKVCAGQPYSFLLESIEGGEKLGRYSLVGCDPVWVLEARGDRTTQKNRDGSQVVFAGDPFTALAECLAPYHPVKLPQLPPGIGGLFGFWGYELINWIEPRVPIHPPDERNIPDGLWMQVDHLLIFDQVKRKIWAIAYADLREENVDLQAAYQQASDRITQMLEKLSLPLSPEKTKFEWKPPGSRGAEEQGSRETEEYKSNFTRPDFCASVQKAKDYITAGDIFQVVISQRLSTTYTGEPFALYRSLRQINPSPYMAYFNFQDWQIIGSSPEVMVKAEIDSDGGVIATVRPIAGTRPRGKTTKEDAAFAEDLLQDPKEVAEHVMLVDLGRNDLGRVCQSGSVKVDELMVVERYSHVMHIVSNVVGKLAVGKTAWDLLKASFPAGTVSGAPKIRAMEIIHELESSRRGVYSGVYGYYDFEGQLNTAIAIRTMVVHDNTVSVQAGAGLVADSEPEKEYEETLNKARGLLEAIRSLR